The following coding sequences lie in one uncultured Mailhella sp. genomic window:
- the folP gene encoding dihydropteroate synthase, whose amino-acid sequence MNKDTVWMLRNGAFSPVSTEKQGGTPSRFTLWGVVNVTPDSFFDGGRHPSFESAFSHARRLAADGARVLDLGGASSRPGAQDVPPDDEMRRVLPLVRALSEGRGRRTPPDTLLSVDTWRTSVAAAVLEAGADIINDISAGVWEPEITDVLAQYRPGYVLMHCRPGMTPGTMQNDPRYENVLDEVIAFLEARMTALVKAGLPEENIMLDPGIGFGKTAEHNCQILAGIERLLALGRPVLLGVSNKSIFGDLLGLDVTRRIEATSVCTALLAARGVFHHRVHDVASARRALTLAEHFTPWKD is encoded by the coding sequence ATGAATAAGGACACGGTCTGGATGCTTCGCAACGGGGCATTCAGCCCTGTTTCCACCGAAAAACAGGGCGGTACGCCGTCGCGCTTCACACTGTGGGGCGTGGTGAACGTAACGCCCGACTCCTTTTTCGACGGAGGCAGGCACCCTTCTTTTGAAAGCGCGTTTTCCCACGCCAGACGCCTCGCCGCAGACGGAGCCAGAGTGCTTGATCTCGGCGGGGCTTCGTCGCGTCCGGGCGCGCAGGACGTCCCCCCCGACGACGAAATGCGCCGCGTGCTGCCTCTCGTGCGCGCCCTCTCCGAAGGTCGCGGCAGACGCACCCCGCCCGACACCCTGCTCTCCGTGGACACCTGGCGCACGTCCGTTGCCGCCGCCGTGCTCGAAGCCGGCGCCGACATCATCAACGACATCTCCGCCGGCGTGTGGGAGCCCGAAATCACCGACGTGCTCGCTCAGTATCGCCCCGGCTACGTGCTCATGCACTGCCGCCCCGGCATGACCCCCGGCACCATGCAGAACGATCCGCGCTACGAAAACGTGCTCGACGAGGTCATCGCCTTCCTCGAAGCGCGCATGACCGCCCTCGTCAAGGCCGGTCTGCCCGAAGAAAACATCATGCTCGATCCGGGCATAGGCTTCGGCAAAACCGCGGAACACAACTGTCAGATACTCGCCGGCATCGAAAGACTCCTCGCCCTGGGGCGTCCCGTGCTGCTCGGCGTTTCCAACAAGAGCATCTTCGGCGACCTGCTCGGCCTCGACGTGACAAGACGCATAGAAGCCACCAGCGTCTGCACGGCGCTGCTCGCCGCGCGCGGCGTCTTCCATCACCGCGTTCACGACGTGGCCTCCGCCCGGCGAGCCCTCACCCTCGCGGAACACTTCACCCCCTGGAAAGACTGA
- the cdaA gene encoding diadenylate cyclase CdaA, which yields MFALGQLTFGWRDLLDILIVAILCYYGIRFVRGTRAMAALNGLLLLLALFAAAQFLGLFTLVWLLQNVFSSLFLVVVILFHQDIRQALSNMNFRHLFRRKANVRTEMISTVSRTACALAARRIGAIIVIERNVALGDMTEKGVTIDAVVSQDLLATIFFPNTALHDGAVIIGHNDRITAAGCVLPLANVARQHFGTRHRAAIGITEVSDAISIVVSEERGEVTLAQDGHLSNPLNQERLERILANVLNQ from the coding sequence ATGTTCGCACTGGGACAGTTGACATTCGGCTGGCGAGACCTGCTGGACATTCTCATAGTAGCCATTCTCTGCTACTACGGCATCCGCTTCGTGCGGGGCACGCGCGCCATGGCCGCCCTGAACGGCCTGCTCCTGCTGCTCGCCCTGTTCGCGGCCGCCCAGTTCCTCGGCCTGTTCACCCTCGTGTGGCTGCTCCAGAACGTGTTCAGCTCCCTGTTCCTCGTGGTGGTCATCCTGTTCCATCAGGACATCCGCCAGGCTCTCTCCAACATGAACTTCCGACATCTTTTCCGGCGCAAGGCCAACGTGCGCACGGAAATGATAAGCACCGTGAGCCGCACCGCCTGCGCTCTCGCCGCCCGCCGCATCGGAGCCATCATCGTCATCGAACGCAACGTCGCCCTCGGCGACATGACCGAAAAGGGCGTCACCATCGACGCCGTGGTTTCGCAGGATCTGCTCGCCACCATCTTCTTTCCCAACACGGCGCTCCACGACGGCGCCGTCATCATAGGCCACAACGACCGCATTACCGCGGCAGGCTGCGTGCTGCCGCTCGCCAACGTCGCCCGTCAGCACTTCGGCACCCGTCACCGGGCCGCCATCGGCATCACCGAAGTGAGCGACGCCATCTCCATCGTGGTATCGGAAGAACGCGGAGAAGTGACCCTAGCCCAGGACGGCCACCTCTCCAATCCCCTGAATCAAGAACGCCTGGAACGGATACTGGCCAATGTCCTCAATCAATAA
- the glmM gene encoding phosphoglucosamine mutase: protein MSERLFGTDGLRGRVNTYPLTAEMALRLGLAAGTVFRSDECRRKVIIGKDTRLSGYMFESALTAGLCASGMDVYQVGPLPTPAIAFLTRNMRADFGVVISASHNPYHDNGIKFFDREGFKLPDEVEDKMSELILDKDYEWDYPASNKVGRAYRIVDASGRYIVYLKSSFPQQLTLDGLRVVIDCANGANYKVAPLALEELGAEVFRLGTSPDGLNINYQCGSLHPENLQAKVREVRADVGLALDGDADRLLVVDEKGRLLDGDQIMAICADDLMKKGKLNKNILVGTVMSNMALEVFMKERGGQLLRTKVGDRYVIEAMRQHNAMLGGEQSGHLIFREYGTTGDGLLAALQILRIMRETGRPLSELADRLKLYPQKLINVSISRKIPFEKCEKLMAAQKDIEEKLGTHGRVLLRYSGTENLCRVMVEGEDEDFVRRAVRRLADVASEELR, encoded by the coding sequence ATGTCTGAACGTCTTTTTGGCACCGACGGCCTGCGCGGCCGGGTCAACACCTATCCTCTCACGGCCGAAATGGCCCTGCGCCTCGGCCTCGCCGCCGGCACCGTGTTCCGCTCCGACGAATGCCGCCGCAAGGTCATCATCGGCAAGGACACCCGTCTCTCCGGCTACATGTTTGAATCCGCGCTCACCGCGGGCCTGTGCGCCTCCGGCATGGACGTGTATCAGGTGGGCCCCCTGCCCACTCCCGCCATCGCCTTCCTCACCCGCAACATGCGCGCCGACTTCGGCGTGGTCATTTCCGCCTCGCACAATCCCTATCACGACAACGGCATCAAGTTCTTCGACCGCGAAGGCTTCAAGCTTCCCGACGAGGTCGAAGACAAGATGTCCGAGCTCATCCTCGACAAGGACTACGAATGGGACTACCCCGCCTCCAACAAGGTGGGCCGCGCCTACCGCATCGTGGACGCCTCGGGCCGCTACATCGTGTATCTCAAGAGCAGCTTTCCCCAGCAGCTCACCCTCGACGGCCTGCGCGTGGTCATCGACTGCGCCAACGGCGCCAACTACAAGGTCGCACCCCTCGCCCTTGAGGAACTCGGCGCCGAAGTCTTCCGCCTCGGCACCTCGCCCGACGGTTTGAACATCAACTATCAGTGCGGCTCGCTCCATCCCGAAAACCTTCAGGCCAAGGTGCGCGAAGTGCGCGCCGACGTCGGTCTCGCCCTCGACGGCGACGCCGACCGCCTCCTCGTGGTCGATGAAAAGGGACGTCTGCTCGACGGCGATCAGATCATGGCCATCTGCGCCGACGACCTCATGAAAAAGGGCAAGCTCAACAAGAACATTCTCGTGGGCACTGTCATGAGCAACATGGCCCTCGAAGTGTTCATGAAGGAACGCGGCGGCCAGCTCCTGCGCACCAAGGTGGGCGACCGCTACGTCATCGAAGCCATGCGTCAGCACAACGCCATGCTCGGCGGCGAACAGTCGGGACACCTCATTTTCCGCGAATACGGCACCACCGGCGACGGTCTGCTCGCCGCTCTCCAGATTCTGCGCATCATGCGCGAAACCGGACGTCCCCTCTCCGAACTGGCCGACCGTCTCAAGCTCTATCCGCAAAAGCTCATCAACGTGAGCATTTCCCGCAAGATTCCCTTTGAAAAGTGCGAAAAGCTCATGGCCGCCCAGAAGGACATCGAAGAAAAGCTCGGCACTCACGGCCGCGTGCTGCTGCGCTACTCCGGCACCGAAAACCTCTGCCGCGTCATGGTGGAAGGCGAAGACGAAGACTTCGTGCGTCGCGCCGTCCGCCGTCTGGCCGACGTGGCTTCCGAAGAACTCCGCTGA
- the rpoN gene encoding RNA polymerase factor sigma-54 — protein MAFEIKQQFKLSQQLHMTPMLKQAISLLLFSRQELVEAVQRELLENPFLEERETDNAASSAPDAAADSRKSAEQDSPWPQEEVARSAEWEEYLGEFSSQSRVAQQEFEAAEEDGNPLEACHSAEPNLEAHLMGQLLLSPLTEKQKSIGECIIGNLDETGYLTATDEEIASLAGADPSEVPPVLSAIQNFDPVGVAARSLSECLLIQLHARRDDRDPILVDLVQNHLEDLEKQRYKPLLRHFHIDLDTLKEYIGIIQSLEPRPGGSLGSSTPCYVSPDIFVRKVNGEFVILMNDEDLPHLQLSPLSEELAEKNRSSEEKDYMNDRLRSAVWIIRSLEERQRTLYQVMESIVKHQHDFFEYGVYKLKPLVLKDIAEDIGRSESSISRITTNKYVGTPHGIFELKYFFNSALSSSDGSQVGSESVKARIRALIDGEDQSHPLSDEDISSRLNEGLGVKIARRTVAKYREELGIPSSSRRKKHL, from the coding sequence ATGGCCTTTGAAATCAAACAGCAGTTCAAACTGAGCCAGCAGCTCCACATGACGCCCATGCTCAAGCAGGCCATTTCCCTGCTTCTGTTCTCCCGTCAGGAACTGGTGGAAGCGGTGCAGCGGGAACTGCTGGAAAATCCCTTCCTTGAGGAGCGCGAAACCGACAACGCCGCCTCCTCCGCTCCCGACGCCGCGGCCGATTCCCGCAAAAGCGCCGAACAGGACAGCCCCTGGCCTCAGGAAGAAGTGGCCCGCAGCGCCGAATGGGAAGAATATCTCGGCGAATTTTCCAGTCAGTCGCGCGTGGCTCAGCAGGAATTCGAGGCCGCCGAAGAGGACGGCAATCCCCTCGAAGCCTGCCACTCCGCCGAACCCAACCTCGAAGCCCATCTCATGGGACAGCTTCTGCTCTCCCCCCTCACCGAAAAACAGAAGTCCATCGGCGAGTGCATCATCGGCAACCTCGACGAAACCGGCTACCTCACCGCCACCGACGAAGAAATCGCCTCCCTCGCCGGCGCGGATCCCTCCGAAGTGCCGCCCGTGCTCTCCGCCATCCAGAATTTCGATCCCGTCGGCGTGGCCGCGCGTTCCCTTTCCGAATGTCTGCTCATCCAGCTGCACGCCCGACGCGACGATCGTGACCCCATCCTCGTCGATCTCGTTCAAAATCACCTCGAAGACCTTGAAAAACAGCGCTATAAGCCGCTGTTGCGCCATTTTCACATCGACCTCGACACCCTCAAGGAATACATAGGCATCATCCAGAGCCTGGAACCCCGCCCCGGCGGCAGCCTCGGCAGCAGCACGCCCTGCTACGTCAGCCCCGACATCTTCGTGCGCAAGGTGAACGGAGAATTCGTCATCCTCATGAACGACGAAGACCTGCCCCACCTCCAGCTTTCCCCCCTCTCCGAAGAGCTCGCCGAGAAAAACCGCTCCAGCGAGGAAAAGGACTACATGAACGACCGACTGCGCTCGGCCGTGTGGATCATCCGCAGCCTCGAAGAGCGGCAGCGCACCCTCTATCAGGTGATGGAAAGCATCGTGAAGCATCAGCACGACTTCTTTGAATACGGCGTGTACAAGCTCAAGCCTCTGGTGCTCAAGGACATCGCCGAAGACATCGGCCGCAGCGAATCCAGCATAAGCCGCATCACCACCAACAAGTATGTGGGCACCCCCCACGGCATCTTCGAGCTCAAATACTTTTTCAACAGCGCCCTCTCCTCCAGCGACGGCAGTCAGGTGGGCTCCGAAAGCGTCAAGGCCCGCATCCGCGCCCTCATCGACGGCGAAGACCAGTCCCATCCCCTGTCCGATGAAGACATCAGCTCCCGCCTCAACGAGGGCCTCGGCGTCAAAATCGCCCGCCGCACCGTGGCCAAGTACCGCGAAGAACTCGGCATTCCGTCATCGTCGCGCAGAAAGAAGCATCTGTAA